The following proteins are encoded in a genomic region of Blastococcus colisei:
- a CDS encoding amino acid permease, with the protein MIASSTAAQLFRRKPVAALVEDAGHDTTHGGGLARRMGPVQLASLGIGATIGTGIFFVLSTAVPEAGPAVVLSFVLAAVTAALTALCYAEVASTIPVAGSSYSYAYATLGEVVAYGVGWCLVLEYGVSASAVSVGWSEYVNQLLDDTVGVRLPDALSAAPGAGGVINLPAIVLVTLCAVLLVGGVRESARANVTMVVVKIAVLLFFVAVASSAFDAGNFAPFAPMGVAGVSVAASSIFFSFIGLDAVSTAGEEVRDPRRTLPLAIVAALLVVTVVYLLVAVSAVGAQPAGQFEGQEAGLAVILEAVTGATWPAVVLAAGAVVSIFSVTLVVMYGQTRILFAMSRDGMIPSFFGRVDPRRRTPVRGTLAVAGFVGLLAGFVPLDFLIDLTSMGTLVAFTVVSVGVMVLRRIAPELPRGFRVPGYPVVPVLSIGFCLYLVSGLSGITFVLFALWLSIAAVVYVTYARTHSRLR; encoded by the coding sequence GTGATCGCGTCGAGCACCGCCGCACAGCTGTTCCGCCGGAAGCCGGTGGCCGCCCTGGTGGAGGACGCCGGGCACGACACCACCCACGGCGGGGGGCTGGCCCGGCGCATGGGCCCGGTGCAGCTGGCGAGCCTGGGCATCGGCGCCACCATCGGCACCGGCATCTTCTTCGTGCTGAGCACCGCCGTCCCCGAGGCGGGTCCGGCCGTCGTCCTCTCGTTCGTGCTGGCCGCCGTGACCGCGGCGCTGACGGCGCTCTGCTACGCCGAGGTCGCGTCGACGATCCCGGTCGCCGGGTCCTCCTACTCCTACGCGTACGCGACCCTCGGCGAGGTCGTGGCCTACGGGGTGGGCTGGTGCCTGGTGCTGGAGTACGGCGTCAGCGCCTCGGCGGTCAGCGTGGGGTGGAGCGAGTACGTCAACCAGCTGCTCGACGACACGGTCGGCGTCCGGCTCCCCGACGCGCTGTCGGCCGCGCCCGGTGCCGGCGGCGTGATCAACCTGCCGGCGATCGTGCTCGTCACCCTCTGCGCGGTGCTGCTCGTCGGCGGGGTGCGGGAGTCGGCGCGGGCGAACGTGACGATGGTGGTCGTCAAGATCGCGGTGCTGCTGTTCTTCGTGGCCGTCGCGTCCAGCGCGTTCGACGCCGGCAACTTCGCCCCGTTCGCGCCGATGGGCGTGGCCGGGGTCAGCGTCGCGGCGTCGTCGATCTTCTTCTCGTTCATCGGCCTGGACGCCGTCTCGACCGCGGGCGAGGAGGTCCGCGACCCGCGCCGCACCCTGCCGCTGGCGATCGTCGCCGCCCTGCTCGTGGTCACCGTCGTCTACCTGCTCGTCGCGGTGTCGGCGGTCGGCGCCCAGCCGGCGGGGCAGTTCGAAGGCCAGGAGGCCGGGCTCGCCGTGATCCTGGAGGCCGTCACCGGCGCCACCTGGCCGGCCGTCGTCCTGGCCGCGGGCGCCGTCGTCTCGATCTTCTCGGTGACGCTGGTGGTCATGTACGGCCAGACGCGGATCCTGTTCGCGATGAGCCGGGACGGGATGATCCCGTCGTTCTTCGGCCGGGTCGACCCCCGCCGCCGGACGCCGGTCCGCGGCACCCTCGCGGTCGCGGGCTTCGTCGGGCTGTTGGCCGGCTTCGTGCCGCTGGACTTCCTCATCGACCTGACCAGCATGGGCACGCTGGTGGCGTTCACCGTGGTGTCGGTCGGGGTGATGGTGCTGCGGCGGATCGCGCCGGAACTGCCCCGCGGTTTCCGGGTGCCGGGCTATCCCGTCGTCCCGGTGCTGTCGATCGGGTTCTGCCTGTACCTGGTCTCCGGACTCTCGGGGATCACCTTCGTCCTGTTCGCGC